GGAATTTATATCGACTTCAAGTGACTTCAGTCCCAATGAATCGAAAAGGTCTATTCCGGCCATTATCACTTCGATATCGGCCAGATAAGAAGATGTGCCGAAAAGCTCGACCCCTGCCTGATTGAACTGCCTGAACCTGCCTGCCTGCGGCCTTTCGTAGCGGAACATGGGACCGATATAATATAGTTTTGTTATCCGGTCCTTTGTCAGAAGGTTGTTCTCGACAGCGGCGCGAACTACCGAAGCAGTCGCCTCCGGTCTCAGAGTCACGCTCCGGTCGCCTTTATCCTTGAAAGTATACATCTCCTTTGTAACGATATCGGAAGAATCGCCTATACTGCGCGAAAAAAGCTCAGATTGCTCG
This Candidatus Saganbacteria bacterium DNA region includes the following protein-coding sequences:
- a CDS encoding ATP phosphoribosyltransferase regulatory subunit, with translation MKYQVLRGTKDILPDETPVWQQIEEKIGRIFKRYGFSEIRTPIIEQSELFSRSIGDSSDIVTKEMYTFKDKGDRSVTLRPEATASVVRAAVENNLLTKDRITKLYYIGPMFRYERPQAGRFRQFNQAGVELFGTSSYLADIEVIMAGIDLFDSLGLKSLEVDINS